Genomic segment of Mytilus edulis chromosome 12, xbMytEdul2.2, whole genome shotgun sequence:
taagctttggatttcaaatatatttgccacgagcatcactgaagagacatgtattgtcgaaatgcgcatctggtgcaagaaaattggttccgttaatttttttacatcgGAAAAATTCTGTTTGTCTAATGATGATAATTAATTCTGTATTAAAGTACAAATTACACCCATAAGAGGGCTCAAGGAATGATAATTATCAATACAAAAGAGCACAGTTGTTTGTCAAAGGAATTCTGATTATGAGGtgataaatgtgttaaaaatgtaataaaatattatttcagtAAAGCAATCAAGCATAAAGTTTATCATGGGTTATTAGCAATAATCACTTGTTGTTGATGGTTGTACTACGTTTATTGCTTGAATATTTTTACACTCTTACCATCAAAAGAATCGCCACCTATGCCTTCTGTTGTGATAGTTTCTGACACATTCAAAACTTCTGTTGTTTGGTTGTTGTCCTCTCTGAGGAGAACATTCATTATATCTGTTGCTGAAATATCTGAGAATCCTTCAACTGGAAAATGATATTGAACATTTGATAAAAGAACTTTaacaaactgattttttttatcaataaccttaatatcaaatacatttaattaaattatgtttttgattaaaaaaattaagttcatttattttaatgaatcaaaacacaaacaatgcCCATTCAAGTCCgcaaaatatatgataaaccaTTATTGGTGATCTTTAACTCGAGTCAGAGTAACAAGGCGGAATTTGTGATGTTAGTAATTGTTCTtctggaaaacaaaacactaataCATGGCATTTAATCATACcattcaataaactcatcatagataccaggactaaatttagtatatacgccagttcgtctacaacagactcgtcagtgaagctcgaattctaaaacgttaaaaaggccaaataaagtacgaagttgaagagcattgaggaccataattcctaaaagttttgccaaatacagctaaggtaacctGAAGTAGAaacgccttagtatttcaaaaatttctaaaatttgtaaacagtaaatttgaaattttcatagtTATTCAAATACTTTGATTCCTTACATTTCAATCATCATTTACCTGAGTTGAGTCTCTGAATTTTATTTACAGCATCCATTACTTGTTGGCTGGTAAATCCCATCTCTATAACAGTTCTAGCTGCTATAGTTTGCAATATTCTTCGCTCTGTGTGTTCCATGTTTGTTGTGGAAACAGAATTACAAGTAATATTCACCCTAGATGTGACAGTGGTACTATCATCAGTAACTGCTTGTATGCCCAATGATGAATTTGATTGTTCTAGTACTTGGTAATTTGGTGTGCACATATTACTCTTGTCCAAACCGGCCACAGAAGTGGAAGCCATGATTGTATTCCTATTAGATGTGACAGTTCGATCTTCTTTGTGGTTTTTAGGACTGTAGGTGCTGTTTTCGTTATCTTTTTGATCCTAAAAAGccataaaatagttataaaatgtacaaaaagtgtacgccaggcgcgcgtttcgtctacataggactaatcagtgacgctcacatcaaaatattttgtaagatcaaagttgaagagcattgcgggtCCCAAatttccaaaacgttgtgccaaataccgtctaggtaatctatgtctgggaatAACAAAACCAATAAAACCAGTTTTGTATAAGATATATACAGTTTATAAAATGATTTGAATTAATgcgctaaaaatgaaaattgaactaTATGAAAATATGCATGAAGATATAGGCAAgtaacattttcataaaaaacGCTTAGTTagtgactttaatgcacccacctaacacacagcTGAATTTTGTTTATGTTATAGTATATACCTGAACTTCATTGTTTGGTTTGTCGTAAAAAAATTGTACGgtgcattttttgtaaaaattaaattaaaatcgaaaaataattccaaattgaaaATGACCAACAGTTTTGAAGTGTGAAAAATTAACATGTAGCTTCATTTTCTGTTGTCACAATGCAAAAATACTGTTCGTTAAACATGTCActatataaaaaatactttttaaaaatatcagaAGTAATTTTtgcgaaaaaaaaattattcttgtAACATTTttggatctttttttttataaaaatgatgccaattttcatatttttttcatctcTAAGATAATTTTGGTTTAAAACCCAAATTAAGGATGTTCGTATTATTCAAAAGTTCATTACttgtttaatatatatctttatcactgtattattttgattttttacaattttacacaCTCCTTCTTTTCAAtcaaatttccaaaatcgctTTTTATGTTAATTTCCCTCAAGTTATCGCTACTGatcccctacggatccatagagggttagtaaaattcatAGGGTAGGAAGCCGGATTTtcttcaccctctatggatccatCGGGTGTCAGTTGTTATTCGTACAACAAATTTATagcacgctggactttttctgcttcGTTTTgataaaaactaaacaatgaaacacaacaaaatcaataggtgacgtcaccattaacgcgtcatgaaccccctatgaaatttactaaccccctacggtctcatagggggtcactgCGTCAGgatttaataaatttgtttttgcGAAGGAAAAATATATGCATTAGGGAACTTGTGCATGTACTGATATCATTGTAACCCTATATGTTACACAGAATTATGTCAGTAACAGCGAAATATCAGGTATTGTTCCAGTAAAGCAAAAATTTCACAGGCtcagtttttaaatataaattgcgGCTCtcttatattgttaaaaatcacaaaattgaaaatttaatatttattatgaaTTAGATTTCTTTCGTTTCTTTTCAAGAAATAGATTATTCAAAATAACTCCTccagaatgacaaaaaaaactatatttaagTTTAGGTCAACTAAACCCGCAAATTGATATTAGttgataaatatctatatatatctaaaCTTTGAAAACTGGTAGGAAATTAATCCTTGCATTTTTAACTGCAAACCTTTCGACTGCACAAATGTGAGTGAAAATAGATGCagtcgatataaaaaaaaatacgttatgAAATTAAAGTGTTTGTAAAGTATAAAATCCCAAATGTCAAATAAGATATCACTATCATCATTATTATATCACCTAACTTTAGCTTGTAATCACGGCATTCTAATTTTGAATTTGGGTCAGTTTCACAACAAATCTTACGACTTAAGCTGGTCAGAAGTCATGAATAGTTCAGATTACTAACAATTAATCTTGTCttaaagtttttttgtgaaaccgacttctGTATCAGAAGTTTGATTAACCTCATTTTGCAGCTATATATGTCGCGGGCAGGATTCCATTATGATTGAATATCACAATATCACAGTGACCTAATTTTAGTTTATGGCCAACGTCTATTATATGATGCATATGCATACATGTACTTAGTTTGGAAAACCCAGGTTCAACGGTTCAAGAGATATCGACCGGACACCAACCAGACAAGCACGAAGCAAACGATGTTTAAAAAGTTGACGACTCAAATGTCAATGTCAATGTCAAAATGAACTGATTTAATTTATGAAGAGCCACGTGCCATCCCATAATATATCTCTGAACTAAGTGTGTTTTACAGCAGTTCTATAGTTAAAAGCAATGCATGTTATACTCGAAATTATTGGTTTTTGGATGAACTGtatatctgtatacatgtataacatttcattttgttcatttttatttcctttggttacatcttctgacatcagactcggacttctcttgagttgaattttaaatgtacgtattgttatgcgtttacttttctacattgcctagaggtatagggagggttaagatctcataaacatgtttaaccccgccgcatttttgcgcctgtccaaagtcaggagcctctggtctttgttagtcttgtattattttaattttaattttagtttttgtgtacaattcggaaattagtatggttttcattatcactgaactagtgtatatttgtttagaggccatctgaaggacgcctcatggtgcgggaatttctcgttacattgtagacttgttggtgaccttctgctggttttttttatgtGGTCTTTTTGATACATCcccacttccattctcaattttataagttaCCTGATTTAAATCGACACGGGCCGCAAACAAGTAAggactgacagacggacagacTTAAAATGTGATTCATATATTCTCTTTAACTTTACTTGTGGTTGTATTAAACATCTTAGATAGTGATTTCCGATCTTGACACGGCTTGTAGGCTGTTTACAAACCGGAGACTATTGTCACTGTTGATGTGACAAAGACGTatattttttactctttttattGCGTTGTTTTCTCTCCCTTTtactattttttactttttttattattttattttgcatgGCACACGATCAATTATAGTTAACACATTAAaggtcaaatatttgttattacacGTCATTTTTGTAGAAAGTATTGTTTTATCTATAGCAGATTGAAAACGTCAAAATGTCTTCAATTTTCGCCAAATCATGAAAGATTCAGAGATACGATAGCATAGTATCGTGTGaagtaaaatttgaattaacTATATTTCAAGCTGCTTTAATGAAGACAATGATACTACAAAAGtgttattctttcattttttacgAATGGCCTTTGATCccaatttttaaaaatgcatcATATTTCACCTTTACGACCGGGAAAAATGGAATCTATACATGTTttcctttcaaatgatatataatatagctgtgtgttagataggtgcattaCAATTATGTTTAAGGTCTGAATGTCACTAGCCTAATAACATTAATAAATATAGTGATTAATATGACTGTTTAGGGCAGAAGGTAATTCATTTACGCAAATTTGCAAACAAGCTTGTTTATTTagtcaattcaaatatgtaataaaaaatgaaaatacatgtGCTACTTTAAGAAATAAATTTTGTCGATTTTgagacatttattcaaaatttgttttatttaaattttttcctTTTCTACCCTTTGGATGGATACAcctacatgtaattataaaaacaagtcgtttttttttgtaaaaacattttggaaatttttcaaatttaagtatGCTCTAAATATGTATAACAATTCTTTAAAAATAGTTGTATTTCATAAAAGCTTCGTGATGTTAGAAAAATATTGTCATTTTCTGCTGTAATGTAatttatctaattaaaaaaaaatggtacaaaTTATCTTCAAACgttacctgagatcacccctagtttttgatgggttcgtgttgcttattctttagttttcgatgatgtgtcttgtgtactattgtttgtctgtttgtctttaaattttttagccatgatgttgtcagtttattttcgatttatgagtttgaatgtctctctggtatctttcgtccctcttttatcaaacCTAATGTCATTTAAAATGAGGGGTCCATtacatgaaattaaatagactgtgttatacaaatcagttgaaaaaatgCCCTTTTTACCAATACAGAAAATATTAGCAAAGGAAACGTATTAAAAACTTGGCtagtatattttaaatatacagtCAGAAAGCGACAAGGTATTGGGATAACTATCATAACAGTaccaaaaaatatgttaaaaatcttaaaattaaaCGGTAGCAAAACCTGTTGCACAGAACAGGTGGATTAAGCaaatcatatttttgttaaaacaatatgttattttataaaaatcatgaaGTTGGGTCagtttgaaaaactttttgaaagATATAAAACAATATGCGCTCAATGTGAAAACCCTCACAAAATCACTCAATTATTCATATgcacaatttataaaagacttCTTTTCATTTGAAACAGACATTGTCTTTGTGTGCacattaaatataacatttcaaaATAAGAATACCATGTAATGCTTTTTCAAAACAGCTTGTATGAAGTTCTCTCCCTTGTTTTGTTTCAGGAAGCCACATTGCGGGAACCAGCGAGCATGCTCAACTAATGGGTCATCACCTGCATCCCAGTTTCTGAGTCCTCCGCCACAGTGGAAGCATCTAGTGTAGTCATGGTACCCAGCAAACAGAAAACCAGCTAATGCCATCTCACGTGGTGTTTGGTTTAAATATCTCGGCCATCCTTCAAATGAACTTATTCGCACTTGAAGGGGAGCATAGCTTACGTATCTTGGAATTTGGTTTTGAATACCAATATCCCGCTGATTATTACTAGAACCTTTTTCATAATTGCACGCTGTAGAATTATTCGTTTTACCAATATTATGTGAATTGTTTTTACAGTTACTGGTGGGATTTTTATCACTATAAGCATTACTAGTATTGCTTTGGGACCATTGAGGCGAAACGATAGTAGGTTGATCTTCCACAATATCATGATGGTGAAAATGTCTATCGGAGGACGTAATATCACCTATATCAGTATGTTTCTGTTCGCTGGTTAAAACGTTTGataaacaattattttcatttgagTGCAACGTATCATGGACTGATGATAGAACATTGAGATTAAATGGTTGTACTTCCAATCGCTCCCGTCTTCTTACATTTTGCAATTTCTCACCAATAGTGTCCTGCCTGTTACTATTCACAACGAGGTCACATGAAGGAGATATTTGTCTATGAATATGCATAGGATCATCACCGGAAATCCAATCACGGTACATAACTTCACATACAAAACATTTAGTCTCAGTAGAATTCCCCGTAGAATAAAATCCAGCTCCGGCAAGACGAACCATACTTATGTTTATATTTCGCGGAAAATTACGTAGTGAAAATAGTCGTAGCATTTCAGTTGACATCGAGTCATTAGTTCTTCTACCGTTTGCAATGCAATCAAAGTACGTATCCATGTTATTAAGCCTTATCAATAGAGAGGTACAGAATCTCAAAAGATCACCAAACGCATCAGTTTTCCCTGTAATGTTTTGTTTGTCCAAATGCTTTGATGTCTCTCTTCAGTTGATATGATAATAATTCTAACATAAAAACAGAAGTACAAGCATTGATTACAAATCGTACAAgagctatcttttttttttaaattatctgttTAAAAACAGAAACTTCTGGCTATCTACTCGGTTCATGtttgtaaatttatatttctttgtttatagCACAAAACTCAGTCAAAGTCCTGTGACGAGGTTTTTTATTGTGTGTATTTTAAGATAATTTACATGTCTACACTGTTAATCTCTTTGATAAACACTGCGCAGAAGATTTACTATAACAATGTCTGTAAACGCTATACCTGCAGCAGCCTTCCATGACGGCTTCGATGATTGCTGTAAAGAAAAAGactgaaattatttgaaatataatcaGAACATATGTGAGCCAATgattcgtgttgaagaccgtacctcgacctataatggtttaattttatcaatcatgacttggatggagatttttgtaattggcattcataccacatcttcctctatctatatatatttttttttaatgtaattgtgGAGTTAACGACTGTAATGAACAAGATTTATATTCCCTCACTCTAAATAAAAGTCGTCATTAAAGTTAGATGGAATTTGAATTCGTATAGCAAATAAGTGTTTATTATACAAAAGATATGTCAGTGACTCTCAAATAAAAGCAATATGAAGGCCAACATGATTTCGTAGcattaaaaaacacatttaagAAGACAAGAGGTCTGGCGATTAGTGAATAATTAATCTTAGTTTAAAGTCACTGATAAATaactaacaaaaagtaaaatcacaaaaatactgaacttagaggaagatcaattgggaaagtccataatcacatggcaaaatcaaataacaaaacgcatcaaaaacgaatggacaaaaactgtaaTAACCATGTTTATTCAACCTAATTAATTAATCTGTTTTAAAAATCATTAGGACTATAAAAAGATATTGCATCAACAGTTTTTAAAAGCAGGACCTtgtcaaatacaaaatttaagttTCTACAGGATTTTAAACTGTGATTCTAATGTATCTTTGGTGAATCAATGGTTTTGAATGTTTTGAGCGTATAGTTAACAATCACcctgtctgtaactaaggaagccgacttCATGAATTCTGCATCTAGAAAtctacttttataaaattttactaCATTTTGAGGCGAAGAAGAAGCCAGAAAATGCCTTGTGTTTACGTTTGCCGCCGGAAACATACCCTTGGTGTCACTTAGTGTAGGcgcaaaatatgataaaatcatttcactgaatttttgtttaatgaaaattttcCAATGCAGTTATGTATGAgattattgttttgtatatgaAGGTCTGTGGACATCCATCACTAGACTAACTGTCGTGTATATCCGTTAACCTTTCTCGCCAAGTAAACTCAATGTGCAACATttaaactaccgatggacgtttacaaagtttcaaatataatacagtttatctcttaAGTGTGCATCACTTTACAGTAACACATGTTTGTTTATGATTTATCTGATTAGATACAACATAAATCAtactatagaaaaagaaaatttttaagATTAAAGGGTGTGCAAAAGAGACgaaaaatatctgaaatacaAATAACATTTATGAATAAGTGTATCCAAAGGAACAAACTTATTGTTATAAGGTAAAAATTACCTGGATATATCCCACACACGCATTTcccaaattaagaaaataatccATTGGCACAGTATGCAAAGATATCCGCAACACTGATAATACGCCATCGAAATTAAAAACCATTACGATATATCGAAAGCGCGCATTAATCTTAACATGCTAGCAAATGCTTTTAAGATTCACGTTCAACCACTATCCACATCTTTTATTAGGTTGTTGTCTGTATATCACATGCATAAGTAGATACAATCTGGAAATTTCCAAtactacatttaaaaaaagacattatTTAGATTATTTTAACTCTACATTCATTCAATAGTAAAGTATCTAAAAATAACCTAGGGATTTACCTATTTACTTCttgttgaaaattttcaaatcaatCAAGTTCAATGATTGTTATTGTGTATAATAGATAAACGGACAGCCGTTTATCACATTTGATATCAATCATTTAGTTTTGAGATCATTGTACTAATATGTATTAAATgcctgggttttttttcattttactttagTTTATGTTTTGATCGTAAACTATAATTGTTGTTGTTGATGCAAGAAAATAATGTGCACTAGACCTTAAACTTTCTATCTGaaacatatcatgcatatatatagaaaaaaggtgaattataaatataattgtaaagtgggtaaaaattatttttttggtaaCAAAATGCAACGGGATATGTGTTACTGTCGATATCTTTAATAAACATCATCGGATGAAAAACCAAATGACAAGGgatttaaatacaaaatgttttGCATTGAtctttcaattctcaattttatcttatattttatttaacatttttaattagTTTAGCTTTTATAAAAGTTCacatgataaacatttattgatTAGATGAAGTATCGACCTCTTTCACGTGATTATTTCGTCATGTGACAGTTTAATCTTTAAAGTTTACAACAttccataaaattaatttaactATTTTTACAGTATGATGTcatcaacaaaataacaaaaatttcaaGATAAATTTCAATAGGGAAAGCccataaaaacttttaaaattaaacgTTATCAACCATAAAAATCtgaacgaattgacaacaactgttttAGTCCTGACTTGTTAcgggcatttaaaaaaaataaaactagctACTCCTACCACTTGTATGACTGTTGTTTATATTTCCGTTGTATTCACAAAATGGGATAAGAAACCCAAGAAACATAATAGAGAAATGTGATAATAATTAAGATTCAGCCACAAAAACTGTGTAATGATGCATCACAGACAAACTACACAcctgacaaaaaaatcaaacaaagatGATAAAATCAAAGTTGCTTTTAGGTTAGCCAATGGTTATAATAAGACCAATCACCAATGATCTACAAAATCGACCGACCAGCAAATCTTTAATAGACGATACCACTTCGATaagtaaaacatataaaaaaacattttatgcaACTCTGTTAATTTGGAGTAAGCAGTTACGAATTGAGTTTGAaaagagggacagtaaaactcattaatcgaaaataaactgacaacgccatggcttaaaacaaaaacgacagacaaacaatagtacccatgacacaacataaaaaattggagaataagcaacacgaaccccaccaaaaactaagggtgatctcagatgctccggacgggtaggcagatcctgcaccacatgtagcacccgtcgtgttgcttatgtgataacaaatccggtaaacagtctaattcggtaggtcacagaAACTACGACTCACTTGGGTAAAAAGGAGCTAAGGTTCCTTTTGTTCATCAAGTTTTCATATATTCaggtattttaattttaatacagtTACCTTTCAATTGTTCAGGATGAGCATTCTGATGAAGGCTTATCATTGAAAGTACTTCAGAAGTTTTTTGCATACTGGTTCGCCGAAACCCGTCCAACATTGCAAACAAGAAGCTCAACTGACTATAGTTAGTAGCATCACCGATGAAAGATATATATTTCTGTATTCACTAGAGATAGAACTATAAACTCATAAGCGGAAGGTCAATTCTTAATGACTAATATATGCATGTTTCATCTAATCAACAATCTGTCTGAATGTAACAATCGAGAACACAACTGGTGACATTGAAGATTCGGCGACTTTACTTGTATCGCAAGTATATGACCGCGTAAATATTTCGATAGTAAGTTTATGAAATAATACTGTTTGTCATCGATTCTAGTTTAAAGTCGTCTATCTGTGTtagttatttttggggccctttatagcttgctgtttggtgagccaagtctccgtgttaaatgccgtaccttgacctcagctataatggtttacttttataaattgttacttggatgtagagttgtctcattggcactcataccacatcttcctatatctagtgaGAATATCAGGGAAACATTGACATAAAAACcgttcatttaacatgtttattataTTCTAAGAGAGGCAAAAGATTAATTGGATAAAAACTCCTAAGTCAAAACAGAAATGACAATACCATCGAAACAAAAGACAAagaacagtctacaaaacacaacaaagaaaacttatGAATGAGCCAAACGAACTacaccaaaaactgggagtgatatTGTGTGCTATAGATGTTGCAACCGTCGTGTTGCGTAGATGCCTAATCAATGGACTAATAAAGCTGATCGACCTTTTGAGAGTAACACAACGGGTACCTATAATCCATCagcatctgtgtcaatattgaggaaacaATCAAGAAATGAAACAGAACTTCGGTGTCGGTGGTATCAACGGAGAAAAGAAAAAGACTGTTTTAAGAGTTATTGTTCATAACATGCATAATAAGTGCAACATTTTCCTTGACTTACAAtcgaaaaattattttgttatataatttggagccccccccccccaccccccccccccccccaccccttttcctcaagaaatattttatttttatatttttaagaagCGTTAGTAAAAGCAGTATGTTGGGTGCTTTTAAATCATTAGAgaagaaatctattcaaaaaTGTCACTCGCCGATGCGGTTTCATAATGAATATTCTGTTCTCATAATAAATATTTAGTGCATttacatttgtttgatgtttGTTTTCAAcgaatacaaatttaaaatacacacacacacaggTAGGCCTAAATGTTATCTATAGTCGACATGCACAAAACAACGATCACATGATCATTATTACCTGTAGGTACACATGCAATCACGGAAGGTAAATTGTATGACATTGTCCAACTTGTAATCGCAAATTCATGTATTATAACTGGTAAGTTCGTCAAATAAATCTTAGATACGTTTATTGGTCACCGTTGGCTGAATATTTTTCATTCCCTAAAATGTGTATCATTTACCAAAAGCTTACTAAAAAGAAAATCTAACATATACTTTATAATTGTATCTAAGAGTAAAAATCAATTGCATAAAGACAACTGTAATGGTTACCAAAACGTTGGACACTTTAAACCAGGTATTTGATATCTGAGAATCAGGAAATATATGCAATTGAGAAttccttgaaacattttttttttcatatcattcaAAATCATCAGCCAAACTGTGTACTACAAGAATCAACTGCCCTTCGTCTCCCATTTCATACCTAGATGTTATATATGTGGTGCTGTTGCTATACGTGTAGTtctgattttaaatcattttttcagAGATAAGCCTTCAACGCTTAAATTCCTTAAATtgatgcaattcaaattacattAGCTACAATTTGAAACAGCTACTACGAAattcaaaaagataaaaataaacgTGAACATGTGGTAATTTTAACAGATTTTTAGCATTCACTTTCTCAAATGTTAAAATTCTATACTGATATACTAGTATATGGAAGTACAATCAGCCCATACAACAGCACTATACGGTTATAAGTAAAGAGAAAGTAAATTAGTTTTTcctaaataaatagaaaatttgaagtaaagatttttttaccaaaaaataattTGAAGGGCTTAAGTGATTTCTCGAAGATTCGAACATTTGCTGAAATGCATTATGAATCGAACACAAAATCACTTAAAAAATACCGAAATCCGAGGAAACTTCAAAACGgaatcaaatgccaaaatcaaaagctcaaacatatcaaacaaatggattAAAGCTGTCCTTCTCGTGACTAGGCAcagacattttctgatgtagaaatgACAGTATATTCGATACAGTTACGAAATGATTTCTAATCCATAAACATGCATGGTCAAAAAATTAATGTTATGAGGCACAATACTAACTGTAATAGATTTATATGTACAGGTTATATATCTTTATACTTGTATAGTATTCAAGCTATATGTTATCATTATCAATTGATGTTATTTTCAGACATGGCTACCGTAACAAGTACAAACTGTACTGTGTGTGAGTCACAGTCCATTATAAACACAGCTGTGAAGTGGTGTTTCGAATGTGATGAAGCATTTTGTCCCGACTGCCTTAAGTACCATAGCAACGTTAAGTTAACAAAAAGTCATGCTGTTGTTGATGTAAGTGATTTAAAAGAGTTGCCTGAATTCGTACTGAAAATAAAACAGCATTGCGAAGATCATGGAGCGCTTTTCCAGAACTATTGCTTAAGTCATGAACGACCATGTTGTCGGATATGCATTAACTCGACTCATAAAAACTGTACAGATTTGCCAACTctagaagatgtaaccaaaaatGCTCGTAATTCAATAGCATTAGA
This window contains:
- the LOC139499101 gene encoding baculoviral IAP repeat-containing protein 3-like, which translates into the protein MDTYFDCIANGRRTNDSMSTEMLRLFSLRNFPRNINISMVRLAGAGFYSTGNSTETKCFVCEVMYRDWISGDDPMHIHRQISPSCDLVVNSNRQDTIGEKLQNVRRRERLEVQPFNLNVLSSVHDTLHSNENNCLSNVLTSEQKHTDIGDITSSDRHFHHHDIVEDQPTIVSPQWSQSNTSNAYSDKNPTSNCKNNSHNIGKTNNSTACNYEKGSSNNQRDIGIQNQIPRYVSYAPLQVRISSFEGWPRYLNQTPREMALAGFLFAGYHDYTRCFHCGGGLRNWDAGDDPLVEHARWFPQCGFLKQNKGENFIQAVLKKHYMDQKDNENSTYSPKNHKEDRTVTSNRNTIMASTSVAGLDKSNMCTPNYQVLEQSNSSLGIQAVTDDSTTVTSRVNITCNSVSTTNMEHTERRILQTIAARTVIEMGFTSQQVMDAVNKIQRLNSVEGFSDISATDIMNVLLREDNNQTTEVLNVSETITTEGIGGDSFDDTHLILEENRQLQEQRQCKVCREFDSTVAFLPCGHIVCCKDCAPAMRKCPVCKMYVKGTVKTFLA